One Bdellovibrio bacteriovorus str. Tiberius DNA segment encodes these proteins:
- a CDS encoding sensor histidine kinase, whose product MDTTTSATTLLMYFYLGTTILNGAISLTQYASSRSRLQKIIFFYWAGVFVSSLANSIPTLPAILLVIVSSIGTFISQLILSSVLSHTHSISLPFRRFLLIYGVGILLTISIWALGGSFTIYALPAIASSVVSFPYAAYLARKNRATPISIAQKLFIATGLILTLHFIDWPFVREHVDLFLPGAIFAFGLYHLLAVLMPMTATEHDLSVRTRSLEKEIADKAAELTSVQKDLWESQKLATIGRLAGGVAHELNSPLAVVLGHVEIMREQSRSNELNGDDVDQSCTRIESAVLQMKKITTELRHIAGDQLQPERQRTQIKAVLEMTLRDLNPKIQKVHAQVEFHFQAPSSCTIQCPEQDAYQAIHSIVDNALDAVDGHKERLISINVESRNTYLEISVGDPGFIPDDIASMIMEPFFTTKDVGKGTGLGLSSARSIAENAGGQLYLDRNSKHTKFIFEIPIYYGG is encoded by the coding sequence GTGGACACAACGACCTCTGCAACTACACTTTTAATGTATTTTTACCTAGGAACGACCATTCTAAATGGGGCAATTTCTCTTACTCAGTATGCAAGTTCCCGATCGCGCCTGCAGAAAATTATTTTCTTCTATTGGGCTGGTGTATTTGTTTCATCATTAGCCAATAGCATCCCAACCCTCCCCGCAATTCTGTTGGTAATTGTCAGCAGCATAGGGACCTTTATATCTCAGCTAATTCTAAGCTCAGTCTTGTCCCACACTCACTCAATAAGCTTACCATTCCGCCGGTTTCTTTTAATTTACGGGGTAGGGATTCTTCTAACTATTTCTATTTGGGCCCTAGGAGGCTCTTTCACCATATACGCCCTGCCCGCCATTGCGAGTTCCGTAGTATCTTTCCCTTATGCTGCCTACCTAGCAAGAAAGAACAGAGCTACTCCAATATCTATCGCCCAAAAACTGTTTATAGCTACCGGCCTTATTTTAACCCTACATTTTATCGACTGGCCTTTCGTGCGCGAACACGTAGATCTTTTCTTGCCGGGGGCAATTTTTGCGTTCGGACTTTATCATCTGCTCGCCGTATTAATGCCAATGACAGCAACAGAACATGATCTATCAGTCCGAACCCGTTCACTAGAGAAAGAAATCGCCGACAAAGCCGCAGAACTCACATCCGTTCAAAAGGACTTATGGGAATCACAAAAGCTAGCCACCATTGGACGACTTGCCGGCGGCGTAGCACATGAGCTAAACAGCCCACTTGCAGTCGTTCTTGGGCACGTCGAAATCATGAGAGAGCAAAGTCGAAGCAACGAGCTCAATGGCGACGACGTCGATCAGTCTTGCACGCGTATCGAGTCCGCCGTTTTACAAATGAAAAAGATAACTACCGAACTAAGACATATTGCGGGAGATCAGCTTCAACCAGAACGACAAAGAACTCAAATTAAAGCAGTTCTTGAAATGACTCTTAGGGATCTAAACCCAAAAATACAAAAAGTTCACGCACAAGTAGAGTTTCATTTTCAAGCTCCTTCCTCTTGTACGATTCAATGCCCTGAGCAAGATGCCTATCAGGCGATTCACAGTATAGTAGATAATGCCTTGGATGCCGTAGACGGTCACAAGGAGCGCCTAATAAGTATTAATGTGGAAAGTCGGAACACTTACTTAGAAATTTCAGTCGGAGACCCAGGATTTATTCCAGACGATATTGCATCCATGATCATGGAGCCGTTCTTCACCACCAAGGATGTTGGTAAGGGAACAGGACTTGGACTTAGCTCGGCACGATCTATCGCGGAGAACGCAGGCGGACAGCTATATCTAGATAGAAATTCGAAGCATACAAAGTTTATTTTTGAAATTCCAATATACTATGGAGGTTAA
- a CDS encoding KH domain-containing protein, translating to MKRKIFGNAAEKIDTYEESMEIEAPVSVDEQNAAREQIKRILESFIQAIAPGVEAKVSYACGPRTTVYKIDMPENLRGRLIGSQGRNICALRQVLAAMSGAAKFRAIIDLVV from the coding sequence GTGAAAAGAAAGATCTTCGGAAATGCAGCTGAAAAGATAGATACGTATGAAGAATCCATGGAGATTGAGGCGCCGGTATCCGTTGATGAGCAGAATGCGGCAAGGGAGCAAATTAAACGAATTTTAGAGAGTTTTATCCAGGCAATTGCCCCCGGCGTGGAGGCGAAGGTGTCATATGCATGTGGGCCTCGCACAACCGTTTACAAAATCGATATGCCCGAGAATTTGAGGGGGCGACTGATTGGCTCACAAGGGCGGAATATATGTGCATTGAGGCAGGTTTTAGCTGCCATGTCTGGAGCGGCTAAGTTTAGGGCAATTATCGACTTAGTTGTTTGA
- a CDS encoding substrate-binding periplasmic protein, with amino-acid sequence MRKMPFLLSLIVTFLLTSVSAEGRTKRNILYAITSSHTPPLAYISYENYTNPTVEKGILLEIGVELLKEIGFTTTTVTIPKKRLTQAFKTKKVQMICHMNESWQSLKTDVLWSTDLYRNRDVIVTLEKTEIHKLEGKTIGTLVNYRYPKLESYFERHFVIREDAPTTQSNLLKLLNRRIDYAIMTDIEYNYFKIRHPKISKLNFDLGEVRAKCVISKDAGIPISNLNAAIDKFKRSGRFETIINSYNLRTKVPDAGT; translated from the coding sequence ATGAGAAAAATGCCGTTCCTATTATCTTTGATCGTCACATTCCTTTTAACTTCTGTATCCGCAGAGGGTCGCACTAAGAGAAATATCTTATATGCCATCACATCCAGCCACACTCCGCCGCTAGCCTATATAAGCTACGAAAACTATACCAATCCTACAGTGGAAAAAGGCATTCTCCTTGAAATAGGGGTAGAGCTTCTCAAAGAAATAGGATTTACGACGACAACCGTGACAATTCCTAAAAAAAGGCTAACTCAAGCATTCAAAACAAAGAAAGTACAAATGATCTGCCATATGAATGAAAGCTGGCAATCTCTGAAAACCGACGTTCTTTGGTCGACAGATCTCTATCGTAACCGAGACGTTATTGTGACGTTAGAGAAGACCGAAATACATAAGCTAGAAGGAAAGACTATTGGTACACTAGTCAATTATCGCTACCCAAAGCTTGAAAGCTACTTTGAGAGACATTTCGTCATAAGAGAAGATGCCCCCACAACCCAAAGCAATCTCCTCAAACTTCTTAATAGACGAATCGACTACGCTATTATGACCGATATCGAATATAACTATTTCAAAATTAGACACCCCAAAATATCCAAACTCAATTTCGACCTCGGCGAGGTGCGAGCAAAATGCGTCATATCGAAGGATGCGGGAATTCCCATTTCTAATCTAAATGCTGCCATCGACAAGTTCAAACGCTCTGGCAGATTTGAGACAATTATAAATTCTTACAACTTGCGAACCAAAGTCCCCGATGCTGGAACTTAA
- a CDS encoding Crp/Fnr family transcriptional regulator: MAIPLFKRLSQLADIPPEEWDYFCHLTKDKVLKKKELLFRQDEPSDIVAYVKKGLLVSYYNDHNNEPKVKKFSWENRITSPYTTLPKGSTLCSFSVEALEETSITFIQYKDIAELYQRHICWNILGRCLVEQALIEKEQREYDMLCLPLMQRYENFNHTYSEIINRIPQYLIASYLGVNAVSLSRLRAQRRQKKLQDIHRETVSP; encoded by the coding sequence ATGGCAATACCTCTCTTTAAAAGACTTTCGCAACTAGCCGATATTCCTCCAGAGGAATGGGATTACTTCTGTCATCTGACAAAGGATAAGGTTTTAAAAAAGAAAGAGCTTCTTTTCAGACAAGACGAACCCTCTGATATCGTGGCATACGTAAAAAAAGGACTCTTAGTATCCTACTACAACGATCACAACAATGAACCTAAAGTTAAAAAGTTTTCCTGGGAAAACCGTATCACTTCGCCTTACACGACTCTCCCAAAAGGCTCAACATTGTGTTCATTTTCCGTAGAGGCCTTAGAAGAAACTTCAATTACTTTCATTCAATACAAAGATATTGCGGAACTTTACCAACGCCATATCTGCTGGAACATCCTTGGCCGGTGTTTAGTCGAACAAGCACTTATCGAAAAGGAGCAGAGGGAATACGACATGCTCTGCTTGCCACTAATGCAACGATATGAAAACTTCAACCACACTTATTCTGAGATCATAAATCGCATTCCGCAGTACTTGATTGCCTCATATCTCGGAGTGAATGCCGTCTCCCTAAGCCGGCTTCGCGCACAAAGACGCCAAAAAAAGCTTCAAGATATACACCGGGAAACAGTTTCTCCTTAA
- a CDS encoding phospholipase D-like domain-containing protein: MKFRQLSTIFSICLLLSCQSIKRTPNGAQSVDDAILKVLDIDSALAELWNRNWLHIQHRDVFSINFKRDAAIEDLNFGEHLLKQRSYYAEKANNLTGSYGTTHLSPIYLHNKEEVLSITEQNSYRIGSAEAGSPFPLEHNLFRSYTLRLENKLPQSKKGFSGEPKVSKPLKARLECDGDISYRSGFLFLTDTTSRSVEFNWSNKNDSGHLYRYSFSPEVTKCKFLFYDPEQTNTWSHEINLISIKLLSPQYYKIATQIETCSLPSNNDLSGPERVFYDADYRYVTCPQPAAQIMPLKETYDSINEKVKALTGSSLSKEDFLKNNPEAHLDFSKAPNLDIIWISSLNFSADFHGLILARALRYHALKGTQIRVIVPDYGFALAQKDRAILESLAVNTHNVKIQYYSYTPSNNDDGDLLDQFHRVNHIKLLIGHSSTTPSANFVFTGGRNIRDSYLFRERPNYARFLRLTNYAGGEAPYVFYEDFEIKITGSEYVESVLSQTLAFWHRSIKGDGYHSTAIPTRSEDATQRTDLAVRHILSVPYFDNFQLEKIYVDLINSSSKEILITTPYFRPTNAISQALSKANTRGVKIKLLTSINLGGDGTPKIAEDVSKDGLNRHLNEMDILLWQIPKSIMHAKILVIDNELSFISSINLNHRSFIHDTEAGTLILSKKTATEIRSLTLDLMKKSKKMTEQQRVSWINSILLGWGESYF; this comes from the coding sequence ATGAAGTTCCGACAACTATCGACGATTTTTTCAATCTGCCTGTTGCTTTCATGTCAAAGCATAAAACGAACTCCAAATGGAGCACAATCCGTCGACGACGCCATTTTAAAGGTTCTCGATATAGACAGCGCTCTTGCTGAACTCTGGAACCGAAATTGGCTACATATTCAACACCGCGATGTCTTTTCAATTAACTTTAAGAGGGATGCTGCCATTGAAGACCTAAATTTTGGAGAGCATCTTTTGAAACAAAGAAGCTATTACGCTGAAAAAGCTAACAATCTCACCGGCAGTTACGGAACAACACATCTTTCACCAATTTATTTGCACAATAAAGAAGAGGTCCTATCGATAACGGAGCAAAATAGCTATCGCATTGGCTCTGCAGAAGCAGGAAGTCCATTTCCGCTTGAACACAATCTCTTTCGTTCATATACATTACGCTTGGAAAACAAATTGCCACAATCAAAAAAAGGATTCAGTGGCGAACCCAAGGTCTCAAAACCTTTGAAAGCACGCTTAGAATGCGACGGTGACATATCCTATAGGAGCGGGTTTCTTTTCCTGACAGACACAACTAGCCGCAGCGTCGAATTTAACTGGTCAAACAAAAATGACAGCGGCCATCTATATCGCTATAGCTTTAGTCCGGAAGTTACAAAATGCAAATTTCTATTCTATGACCCCGAACAGACCAATACCTGGAGCCATGAAATAAACCTTATTAGCATCAAACTATTGTCTCCTCAGTATTATAAGATCGCTACGCAGATAGAAACTTGCTCGCTCCCATCCAATAACGACCTAAGTGGGCCAGAACGCGTTTTCTACGATGCTGACTACCGCTATGTTACATGCCCACAACCCGCAGCGCAGATAATGCCCTTAAAAGAAACCTACGACTCCATAAACGAAAAAGTGAAGGCCCTCACTGGTAGCTCTTTGTCCAAAGAAGACTTTCTGAAAAACAATCCGGAGGCCCATCTTGATTTTTCCAAAGCACCAAATTTAGATATCATTTGGATATCTTCACTCAACTTCTCGGCCGATTTTCACGGACTCATTCTTGCACGAGCGCTGCGCTATCATGCCCTCAAAGGAACCCAAATAAGAGTCATCGTACCAGACTACGGATTTGCCTTGGCACAAAAAGATAGAGCCATACTAGAATCGCTTGCAGTGAATACACACAATGTAAAAATCCAATACTATTCCTATACGCCCTCCAACAATGATGACGGGGACCTCCTTGATCAATTCCATCGTGTCAATCACATCAAGCTTCTTATCGGTCATTCTTCCACTACTCCATCTGCAAACTTCGTATTTACCGGCGGGCGAAATATCCGCGACTCATATCTATTTCGAGAAAGACCAAATTACGCTCGCTTTTTAAGACTAACAAATTACGCAGGCGGCGAAGCCCCATACGTATTCTACGAAGATTTCGAGATAAAAATCACTGGCTCAGAATATGTTGAATCCGTTCTAAGTCAGACCTTAGCCTTTTGGCACAGGAGCATTAAGGGGGATGGCTACCACTCCACCGCCATTCCAACAAGATCCGAAGATGCCACCCAAAGAACAGACCTCGCTGTCAGACACATCCTATCGGTTCCCTACTTCGACAACTTCCAACTCGAAAAGATCTATGTCGATCTAATCAATAGCTCTTCAAAGGAGATCCTAATCACGACTCCATACTTCCGACCAACAAACGCTATTAGCCAAGCCTTGAGCAAAGCGAATACCCGCGGGGTTAAAATCAAATTATTGACAAGTATTAATTTGGGTGGAGACGGGACACCCAAGATCGCAGAAGACGTCAGCAAAGACGGGTTAAATCGGCACCTCAATGAAATGGATATCCTTCTGTGGCAAATACCCAAAAGCATAATGCACGCCAAAATACTAGTTATCGACAACGAGCTCAGCTTCATCAGCAGTATAAACCTCAACCATCGCAGCTTCATTCATGACACCGAAGCTGGCACCTTGATTCTATCCAAGAAAACTGCCACAGAAATTCGGAGTCTCACGCTAGACCTTATGAAGAAAAGTAAAAAAATGACCGAACAACAGAGGGTTTCATGGATAAATAGCATTCTTCTTGGCTGGGGAGAGTCGTACTTCTAA
- a CDS encoding alpha/beta fold hydrolase, which translates to MLSRITGFLCLMCLVSQAQAKANLCEVWQPAYSQNAELPAHHFGVLNTGGGEVYYRYFDDGSTGPLVVLFSGLPGANYLSDFAARLYSKGKSVLILDYPGKMNTSLAGKASIQFLMDQFYHVFHALGISRHESWYFVGVSMGGPIAAGMATNADGRVKGVIFMNPVGLDVKYSPTQKIAQVPGLNLIVAPWVMKSEVRKNIEQGLGCSGRYLNLLREQNLYLRSYQDRVNYLNLISNYAMKNSTGVYRSFAKAHVASLIIGGDDMQDSRANREQINQLRVILPKARFVAVRNTSHFPFIENPADTLDEVVRFVDSLN; encoded by the coding sequence ATGCTTAGTCGGATTACAGGCTTCTTGTGTTTGATGTGTCTTGTGTCTCAGGCTCAAGCAAAAGCTAATCTCTGTGAAGTGTGGCAGCCGGCGTATTCTCAGAACGCCGAGCTACCAGCTCATCACTTCGGTGTATTGAATACAGGCGGGGGAGAGGTTTACTATCGGTATTTCGATGATGGCTCAACAGGTCCACTCGTTGTGCTGTTCTCAGGGCTTCCTGGAGCGAATTACCTCTCCGATTTTGCTGCCCGTCTGTATTCGAAAGGCAAGAGTGTTTTGATTTTGGACTATCCAGGAAAAATGAATACTTCGCTTGCGGGCAAAGCATCGATCCAGTTTCTTATGGATCAGTTTTATCATGTCTTTCATGCTCTAGGCATTTCCAGGCATGAGTCCTGGTACTTTGTTGGTGTTTCTATGGGCGGCCCCATTGCCGCGGGAATGGCCACGAACGCAGATGGCCGCGTGAAAGGTGTTATTTTTATGAATCCGGTGGGCCTGGATGTGAAGTATTCACCAACACAAAAGATCGCACAGGTCCCTGGGTTGAATTTGATCGTCGCCCCATGGGTGATGAAATCAGAAGTTCGGAAGAATATTGAGCAGGGGCTGGGTTGTTCAGGAAGATATTTGAATTTGCTGCGGGAACAGAATCTCTATTTGAGGTCTTATCAAGATAGAGTCAATTATCTGAATCTGATTTCCAACTATGCGATGAAGAATTCGACAGGAGTGTATCGCTCATTCGCCAAGGCTCATGTCGCGTCTCTTATTATTGGCGGCGACGATATGCAGGATTCTCGGGCGAATCGGGAGCAGATTAATCAGTTACGGGTGATTTTGCCAAAAGCTCGATTTGTAGCCGTCAGGAATACCTCTCATTTTCCTTTTATAGAAAATCCGGCAGATACCCTTGATGAGGTAGTTCGATTTGTGGATTCACTGAATTGA
- a CDS encoding nuclear transport factor 2 family protein has protein sequence MDRRTFLKNAGIAAAAGTAMSVNGNAFAMARKPTPPTGNDYRKYLQAKDISKTTLSAMKKIQREEILDLALKRIPTPDRVEQIFETVMTHIVAEEQNDVEMTMSTMIENPVFEDVAAGAIIQGHKNIAADYAGRFNSFPSMKRTITNFMVDAQGVWVELIWEGYQRDSVKGVKPPKNVEKFVLPVAAYFDVNEQGLISRETAYYDQYLGLVNLDILPDVINNKALLLLVNPGLVTRLDRKGYR, from the coding sequence ATGGATAGACGTACTTTTCTAAAAAATGCTGGCATCGCGGCAGCTGCTGGCACAGCAATGAGTGTGAATGGAAATGCATTTGCGATGGCTCGTAAGCCAACGCCCCCTACTGGGAACGATTATCGTAAATACCTTCAAGCGAAAGATATCTCAAAGACAACATTGTCAGCGATGAAAAAGATTCAGCGAGAGGAAATCTTGGATCTTGCGCTGAAGAGAATTCCCACTCCAGATCGTGTAGAGCAAATTTTTGAAACGGTAATGACTCACATTGTTGCTGAAGAGCAGAACGATGTTGAGATGACAATGAGTACTATGATCGAGAACCCAGTATTCGAGGATGTTGCCGCCGGTGCGATTATCCAAGGGCACAAGAATATTGCGGCGGACTATGCGGGAAGATTCAACTCTTTCCCATCGATGAAGAGAACAATTACAAACTTTATGGTTGATGCACAAGGGGTTTGGGTGGAGCTAATCTGGGAAGGCTATCAGAGAGATTCCGTAAAAGGGGTCAAGCCTCCCAAGAATGTTGAAAAATTTGTGCTGCCGGTTGCCGCGTACTTTGATGTTAATGAACAAGGTTTGATTTCTCGCGAGACGGCTTACTATGACCAGTATTTGGGGTTAGTCAATTTGGATATTCTTCCAGATGTAATTAACAACAAGGCATTGTTGTTATTGGTGAATCCGGGGCTAGTTACTCGTCTTGATAGGAAGGGATATAGATAG
- a CDS encoding Mrp/NBP35 family ATP-binding protein, with product MAAPNPFEKQTAIPGVKHIIAVSSGKGGVGKSTVATNLAMALGRKGGKVGLLDADIYGPSIPRMLGTLAQKPQINPDTNQLEPVVRYGIKLMSIGFLVEEGAAVVWRGPMLFKAMDQFLRDVNWGELDYLVVDLPPGTGDIQLTLAQKVPVSGAVMVSTPQNVALVDVKKAVDMFARVNVPLLGMVENMAYMINPANGEKMHLFPKGEIDSYAQSKGINKLGEVPFNPSVGLACEAGIPIVEANSNGAEAQAFMKIAEEIRELLPT from the coding sequence ATGGCAGCCCCAAATCCTTTTGAAAAGCAGACCGCGATTCCCGGAGTGAAACATATTATCGCCGTAAGTTCCGGCAAAGGTGGCGTGGGTAAAAGCACTGTGGCAACGAATCTTGCCATGGCTTTGGGTCGTAAAGGCGGCAAAGTCGGCCTGCTGGATGCGGATATCTATGGCCCAAGCATTCCCCGTATGTTGGGCACCCTGGCGCAAAAACCTCAGATCAACCCGGACACCAATCAACTGGAACCGGTTGTTCGCTACGGCATCAAGCTGATGAGCATCGGCTTCCTGGTCGAGGAAGGCGCGGCCGTGGTTTGGCGTGGGCCTATGTTGTTCAAAGCGATGGATCAATTCCTGCGCGACGTAAACTGGGGCGAGTTGGACTATCTGGTTGTGGACCTGCCTCCAGGCACGGGCGACATCCAACTGACCCTGGCGCAGAAAGTTCCAGTGTCTGGTGCGGTGATGGTTTCCACTCCGCAAAACGTGGCTTTGGTGGATGTGAAAAAAGCCGTCGACATGTTCGCACGTGTGAACGTGCCCTTGCTGGGCATGGTTGAAAACATGGCTTACATGATCAACCCGGCGAACGGCGAAAAAATGCATTTGTTCCCGAAAGGCGAAATCGATTCCTACGCACAAAGCAAAGGCATCAACAAGCTGGGTGAAGTTCCATTCAACCCGTCTGTGGGTCTTGCATGTGAAGCCGGCATTCCAATCGTTGAAGCCAACAGCAACGGCGCTGAAGCGCAGGCGTTTATGAAGATCGCCGAAGAAATCCGCGAATTGCTGCCAACGTAG
- a CDS encoding OsmC family protein: MRAHVKRIDGHHFKFEVRGMKGDIDVTAPDQTPQGPTPKELLLAALCSCTGTDVIDLMAKFQVQYDSFELEAKAPLTEKHPKIFSRIDLSYHVKGSAIDATQVAEAAKRSTHQYSGTAAMLSKACPIFYSVWVNGEKVAEDQFQFVSI, from the coding sequence ATGCGCGCACACGTAAAACGTATAGATGGTCATCATTTTAAATTTGAAGTTCGTGGCATGAAGGGCGACATCGACGTGACTGCACCGGATCAGACACCGCAAGGCCCGACCCCGAAAGAGCTTTTGTTGGCCGCTCTTTGCAGCTGCACCGGCACCGACGTCATTGATTTGATGGCGAAGTTTCAGGTTCAGTATGACTCGTTTGAACTGGAAGCCAAGGCGCCTTTGACCGAGAAACACCCGAAAATCTTTTCCCGCATTGACCTTAGCTATCACGTAAAAGGTTCAGCAATTGATGCAACCCAGGTGGCGGAAGCGGCAAAACGCTCCACCCATCAGTACAGCGGCACGGCCGCGATGCTTTCCAAGGCCTGTCCGATTTTTTATTCCGTATGGGTGAATGGCGAAAAAGTCGCCGAAGATCAGTTTCAATTTGTCTCAATTTGA